ATGGTGTTGCGATCGACATGCCCGCAGGCCCCAGCGAAGTTTTGATTTTTGCGGATAAAACAGGCATTCCTTCCTTTATTGCTGCGGATTTATTAGCACAGGCGGAGCACGGTCCGGATAGTCAGGTTGTTTTTGTAAGTCTCAGTGATGAATTGTCAGTAAGTGTTATAAGCTGTATTGAAGAGCAGATTACCGCACTACCTCGTGCCAATACTGCCGGGCAGGCACTTCAGCACAGTCGGTTTATCGTATATGATGATGAAGTTGCGGCCTTTGACTTCATCAATGCATATGCACCCGAACATCTGATCATAGCTTGTGAAGATTCTGAGAAGTATATTCCTTTCATTAAAAATGCAGGTTCTGTTTTTTTAGGAAATTTCACACCTGAAAGTGCAGGGGATTATGCTTCCGGTACCAATCATACATTGCCGACAAATGGATGGGCAAAATCATATAGTGGTTTAAATGTAGATGCCTTTTCAAAGAAAATAACTTTTCAACAGATAAGTGAAGATGGTCTTAAAGGATTAGGGCAAGCGATTATCCAAATGGCAGAAGCTGAAAAGCTACAGGCCCATGCAAATGCAGTCAAAATAAGATTAAAAAAATTGTAATATTTTACAAATATGGAGATATCAAGTTTACTAAGAGAAAATATTAAAAATCTGGTTCCATACAGTACTGCCCGTTCAGAATTTGGTGAGACAGCAGAAATATATTTGGATGCCAATGAGAATAATTATGGCACCGGACAACACCGTTACCCGGATCCATATCAACGAAGGTTGAAACTTGTCGTGTCAGAATTAAAAAATGTATCTGTTGAAAATATATTTGTAGGGCATGGTTCTGATGAAATCATTGATTTGATCATCCGTGCATTTTGTAATCCCGGTAAAGATAGCATCATATGTTTGGACCCTTCGTATGGCATGTATGCAGTAAGTGCTGCCATAAATGATGTTGCTGTCCGGACTTACCCGTTAGATGAAAATTTTGAGTTTGATGTTTTGGAATTATGTCAGTTTTTTACCAACCGCGATAAAGTTCTATTCATTTGCAATCCCAATAATCCAAGTGGAAATGTTTTTAAAGAGTCAGAAATTTTGAGTTTAATCACAACATTTCAGGGGATAGTAGTGATTGATGAAGCCTATATTGATTTTTCCGGACAGGAGTCTTTTACAGGTCAATTATTGGCTTTTCCAAACCTAATCATTTTACAGACTTTGTCAAAATCATATGGTGCGGCTTCGCTGCGCATTGGTTTGGGATTTATGAGCGCTTTTCTGGTGGATGTTCTTCATAAGATTAAACCACCTTATAATATTTCCGGGATGACAGAGGAGGCAGCTATTCAGGTTTTGCAAAATAAGAATCAATACAAAAGAAATATCAAAAGAATTATAAAGGGTAGAGAATGGTTTTCTGACTTTCTTCTAACCCTGGATTTTGTGGAAAGTGTATATCCATCCCGTGCAAATTTTATACTTTTTAAAGTAAATGACGCTATTGGATTATACAAGTATCTGTTGGGCTCAGGTGTAGTGGTCAGAGACAGATCCAAAATTTATCAATGTCAGAATTGTCTTCGAATCACCATAGGTACAGATGAAGAGATGGAGCAAGTGAAATATTTGCTTCGAAAGTTTAAAAGTAATAACATCTAAAATAAAAAAATTAACATGCAAAAAGTACTTTTTATAGATCGGGATGGCGTATTAATGAAAGAACCTTCAGATTATCAGATTGATCATATCAGTAAAATTACCTTCTTGCCGGGTATGCTTAAATACATGAGTGAAATTGCCGGTAAATTAGACTATTTGTTGGTAATGGTGAGTAATCAGGATGGATTGGGAACAACAAATTATCCGGAATCTGTTTTCAGGGATGTACAGGGGTTGCTATTAAGGACGCTGGAAGGGGAAGGCATTGTTTTTGACGAAATATTAATAGACAGATCTTTTCCGGAAGAAAATAGTCCTGATAGAAAGCCGGGCACCGGAATGTTGCATAAATATCTTTCAGGGTCTTATGACTTGAAAAATTCTTTTGTGATTGGTGACAGAATAACAGATATGTTATTGGCAAAAAATCTTGGAACCGGTGCTATACTTTTAAATTCCTTTGAAAATGAGCATCCGGATATCACAGTAGATCTGAAAGCGGCTGGCTGGAAGGAAGTTTTTAATTTTCTTTTCACTCTCGAGCGTAAAAGCAGAACACAAAGAATTACCACAGAAACGTCCATAGACGGAGCCATCAATCTGGATGGGGTAGGGAACAGTCAGATTTCAACGGGCTTAGGTTTTTTGGACCACATGCTGGAACAAATTGCCCGCCATGCAGGTCTGGATATCTATTTAAATACCAAGGGAGATTTAAAGGTGGACGAACATCATACGATTGAAGATACAGCTATCGTTTTTGGTAAGCTGATTCATCAGGCTTTAGCAAAACGGGCAGGGATCGAGAGGTATGGATATTTCTTGCCGATGGATGATTCTAAAGCAGAAGTTTTGCTGGATTTTGGAGGCAGATCATGGTTGAATTGGAATGTTGATTTTAAAAGAGAAAAAATAGGTGAAATGCCAACTGAAATGTTTTACCATTTTTTTAAGTCCTTTTGTGACCATGCTTTATGTAATCTGAGCATCACAGCCGACGGAGATAATGAACATCACAAAATAGAATCTGTATTCAAAGCATTTGCGAAAGCTATAAAAATGGCCAAAACCAGAAATTTTATAGATACACAAATTCCAAGTACCAAAGGTTCCTTATAAACAAAAATACCAACATGACAGCAATAATTGATTATGATGCAGGCAATACCAGATCTGTAATGAATGCTCTGAAATATCTTGGTGTACCTTTTGTTCTTTCTGATGATCCTGATAAATTATGGGCAGCAGATCAATTGATATTACCGGGAGTGGGTCATGCTTCACCGGCGATGAAAATTTTGAATGAGAAAGGACTTACTTCATTAATAAAAAATTACAAAAAACCTTTATTGGGTATTTGTCTGGGCATGCAGCTACTTTGTAATTATTCAGAAGAAGGTGATACGGATTGCCTGGGGATTTTTAATTGTAATACGGAAGCATTTGACAGTCAGATTGTAAAAAAAGTGCCACATATGGGTTGGAATAAAGTGGTTTTTCAGAATGATTCTCACCCACTTTTAAAGGGAATTAAAAATGAAAGTTTTATGTATTTTGTCCATAGTTATTATATCACTAAAATGGCTTATACTATTGCTTCGACTGAATACGTGGAGCATTTTTCATCTGTAATACAAAAAGATAATTTTTTTGGAATGCAATTTCATCCGGAGAAATCCGGAAATGAGGGTATCCGATTCATTTCTAATTTTTTAAAGCTTTAAATTTGATTATGAAAAATGTAAATATTTATCCTGCCATTGATTTGCTCGGAGGGAAATGTGTCAGACTTTATAAAGGAGATTTTAATCAGAAAACCGTTTATTTTGATGATCCTGTACGACAAGCTAAGGTCTTTGAAGATGCCGGCGCTTCATGTCTTCATGTCATTGATCTGGATGCCGCCAAAGGGAATATTTCAACCAATAAGGCTATCATTAATGAAATTCTATCGGCTACGGGATTAAAAGTTCAGATCGGTGGAGGGATAAAAAATACAGGACATGTTGAAGATTTTCTCGGAAGGGGAGCACAAAGAGTTATAGCCGGTAGTATTGCCGTAAGTGACAGGAGTTTAGTATTTGAGTGGTTAAAAAGCTTTGGAACCGACAAGATTGTAATCGGAGCTGATGTTTTGAATGGAATAATTGCAACACACGGATGGGAACAAACTTCAGAAATTGGAATGGAAAATTTTATTTCTGAATATTCAGACAATGGAGCTACTTTGTTTTTATGTACAGATATTTCCCTTGATGGAACTTTGCAGGGCAGTGCGTTAGATTTGTACAAAAAATTGCGAATATCCTTTCCTGATGCACAATTAATTGCATCCGGCGGAATCAAAGACATCAATGATGTTAAAATGTTGGCATTCATCGGAATGGAAAGTATCATAATCGGGAAAGCAATTTATGAAAGCAAAATTGATATTTCAGAGCTTTTCGGACTTAATAAAACCATGAAATCGTAGAATATGTTGACTAAACGGATAATTCCCTGTTTGGATATAAAAAACGGAAGGACTGTAAAAGGTACGAATTTCTTGGATCTGAAAGACGCCGGAGATCCAGTCGAACTGGCAAGACGATATTCAGACGAAGGTGCAGATGAACTAGTCTTTTTAGATATTTCTGCATCAATTGAAAATCGCTCTGTTTTTTATGATTTAGTTGAAAAAATAGCAGAAGTAATCTCTATACCATTTACTGTGGGTGGTGGGATCAATGATGTTGAAGTAGCGCATCAGTTACTGCGTCGTGGTGCTGATAAAGTAAGTATAAATTCATCTGCTGTTTCCCGGCCGGAACTTATAAATGATATTTCATCCGCTTTTGGATCTCAGTGTCTTATTGTAGCGATGGATTCAAAAAATATAAATGGTGAAGATGTCATTTTTACACACGGTGGGAATAAAATAACCAATCTACGTTTGGCAGAATGGGCATTGGAAGCACAAATCAGAGGGGCAGGGGAGATTCTGTTTACTTCTATGGATCATGACGGCACAAGAAGCGGATTTGCACTCAACCAACTTTTGAAAATTAATAATTTACTATCGATACCGGTTATTGCGTCCGGAGGAGCAGGTTCAGTAGAGCATTTTAAAGAACTCTTTGATTTCACGGATGTTGGAGCAGGCCTTGCGGCAGGCATTTTCCATTATAAAGATGTGGAAATTCAGCAATTGAAAGAATACCTGGCACTTTCAGGTATTCATGTACGATTGTAATAAATTTTTATTTTTCGGGTATAAATATTTCAATTTCAAAAATTTAAAAATGATTAACATTAAAGATATCAATTTTGAAAAATCAGATGGACTCGTTCCGGTGATTGCCCAGGATGCAAAAACCGGAGTTGTTTTGATGATGGGTTATGCAAACGAAGAAGCCATAAGCCGAAGTATTTCTTCCCGCAAACTGACATTTTTCAGCAGATCCAGGAATGTGCTGTGGACGAAAGGTGAATCGAGTGGTCATTATTTATACATCGAAGAATTGTTGTTGGACTGTGATGCGGATACTGTACTTGCAAAAGTACAACCAGTTGGCCCCGTATGTCACACAGGCAAAGACACTTGTTGGGGCGAAAAGAATGATGCAAAAAAAGCTGATTTTTTAAAGACTTTGTCTGCCGTTATTGAGTCCAGAAAAAATGAAGAACCAGACAGTAATTCGTATGTAAATCAACTTTTTCGTAAAGGCGTTAATAAAGTAAGCCAGAAGTTTGGTGAAGAAGCGATTGAGTTGCTTATTGAAGCAAAGGATGATAATGACGAACGATTTTTGAACGAGGCAGCAGATTTACTCTTTCACTACATGATTTTATTGTCACAACGCGGTTATACACTTGATGATGTTTCAGAAATCCTGAGCGACAGACACAATAAATCGTAATGAAATTTTATGGTCTGAAATTTAATATTTTCACAGTCCAAAGTGTTAAATGTTACTAATAACGTAACTTTTAACTAAAAACTAACGTTTTAAGTGCATTCGTAGCAACCATAATGAAATATCTTTGTCCTTCAATTTGTAAATAACTCTAAAATGAAAAATTTAAAAAATAAACTCACATTTGGATCATTGGTATTAATGAGTTTATCCAGTTCCATTATATTGGAATTTCAAACAAGCAGATACGAAGAAACTCATTCGATTGTTGAAATGGTAGAAAACAGCAGGTTAGAATCATTCACATTACCGGATGTTTCATTTTTACAAAACCTTTTACAAAGTCTGTTTAATTTTATTTCTTGATTCTGCTTATTTCGAAATACAAGTAAAATTAATGCTACTCCATTGATAATAAAAGTTTCCCATTAGAGCAGGGTAAAAACTCATAATTTGAAATCAAAAGAATTTTCGGTATGGATTTACGTCTTAAAAAATTATTGATACCCCTGCATGTAAATTAATTCCTACCGTCGGATACCCATACCATCTCTCAAATTTATTATTGGCAATATTTAAAGCTTTTGCATAGATTCCAATATTTTTCAAAGGTCGAAACTCAGCTAACACATTGAAGTCAAAAAGGAGATTGGATTTAACGGTTTCACTTGCTACATTAATAAAATCTACTCTATCCATCATAAACAATTCACTTCTGAGCTGAAGTTTGTTCTTCAGGAAACTGAATGAAGCGTATCCATTCGCCTGAAACTGAGGTAGATGCCAGGCTTTAGGCAAATTTTTTAATGAATACTGATTTTGTATTACAGTTCCTCCCACAGAGATGTCAGATGTTATAGCAAAGTCAATATTTCCACTTACATAAAAAATATTCACATCATCATAGGTTTGATTAAATCTTCTGAAATCCAGGGTGTCACTAATAAAAAAAGCATGGTTTCTGCTGATTTTATATCCGGCCTGAAACTGGTATGAAATAAATGCAAATTCTCCTTTCATCCCCGCATAAATATCTTTAAAAATATTATTTCCCAAAGTATCTAATTGAGCATTGAGAAAAGGATTTACTTCCGATTGGTTGACGAGCCCATTTGTGAAATAATTTTGGGTGGTTCCTGTGAAAAGTTGTACCTGTTTGCCATGCACGTTGAAGGATATGTCTGCTTCCGGCCAGGCTGCAGTGTTGCTTTTGTCAAAAAACAGATTTCCACCAACTGCAATTCTTAGATTGGTATAATTGAGTATTATTTTGGGAATAAGGT
The genomic region above belongs to Saprospiraceae bacterium and contains:
- a CDS encoding bifunctional phosphoribosyl-AMP cyclohydrolase/phosphoribosyl-ATP diphosphatase HisIE — encoded protein: MINIKDINFEKSDGLVPVIAQDAKTGVVLMMGYANEEAISRSISSRKLTFFSRSRNVLWTKGESSGHYLYIEELLLDCDADTVLAKVQPVGPVCHTGKDTCWGEKNDAKKADFLKTLSAVIESRKNEEPDSNSYVNQLFRKGVNKVSQKFGEEAIELLIEAKDDNDERFLNEAADLLFHYMILLSQRGYTLDDVSEILSDRHNKS
- the hisH gene encoding imidazole glycerol phosphate synthase subunit HisH; this encodes MTAIIDYDAGNTRSVMNALKYLGVPFVLSDDPDKLWAADQLILPGVGHASPAMKILNEKGLTSLIKNYKKPLLGICLGMQLLCNYSEEGDTDCLGIFNCNTEAFDSQIVKKVPHMGWNKVVFQNDSHPLLKGIKNESFMYFVHSYYITKMAYTIASTEYVEHFSSVIQKDNFFGMQFHPEKSGNEGIRFISNFLKL
- the hisA gene encoding 1-(5-phosphoribosyl)-5-[(5-phosphoribosylamino)methylideneamino]imidazole-4-carboxamide isomerase, giving the protein MKNVNIYPAIDLLGGKCVRLYKGDFNQKTVYFDDPVRQAKVFEDAGASCLHVIDLDAAKGNISTNKAIINEILSATGLKVQIGGGIKNTGHVEDFLGRGAQRVIAGSIAVSDRSLVFEWLKSFGTDKIVIGADVLNGIIATHGWEQTSEIGMENFISEYSDNGATLFLCTDISLDGTLQGSALDLYKKLRISFPDAQLIASGGIKDINDVKMLAFIGMESIIIGKAIYESKIDISELFGLNKTMKS
- the hisF gene encoding imidazole glycerol phosphate synthase subunit HisF encodes the protein MLTKRIIPCLDIKNGRTVKGTNFLDLKDAGDPVELARRYSDEGADELVFLDISASIENRSVFYDLVEKIAEVISIPFTVGGGINDVEVAHQLLRRGADKVSINSSAVSRPELINDISSAFGSQCLIVAMDSKNINGEDVIFTHGGNKITNLRLAEWALEAQIRGAGEILFTSMDHDGTRSGFALNQLLKINNLLSIPVIASGGAGSVEHFKELFDFTDVGAGLAAGIFHYKDVEIQQLKEYLALSGIHVRL
- the hisC gene encoding histidinol-phosphate transaminase, translated to MEISSLLRENIKNLVPYSTARSEFGETAEIYLDANENNYGTGQHRYPDPYQRRLKLVVSELKNVSVENIFVGHGSDEIIDLIIRAFCNPGKDSIICLDPSYGMYAVSAAINDVAVRTYPLDENFEFDVLELCQFFTNRDKVLFICNPNNPSGNVFKESEILSLITTFQGIVVIDEAYIDFSGQESFTGQLLAFPNLIILQTLSKSYGAASLRIGLGFMSAFLVDVLHKIKPPYNISGMTEEAAIQVLQNKNQYKRNIKRIIKGREWFSDFLLTLDFVESVYPSRANFILFKVNDAIGLYKYLLGSGVVVRDRSKIYQCQNCLRITIGTDEEMEQVKYLLRKFKSNNI
- the hisB gene encoding bifunctional histidinol-phosphatase/imidazoleglycerol-phosphate dehydratase HisB, whose translation is MQKVLFIDRDGVLMKEPSDYQIDHISKITFLPGMLKYMSEIAGKLDYLLVMVSNQDGLGTTNYPESVFRDVQGLLLRTLEGEGIVFDEILIDRSFPEENSPDRKPGTGMLHKYLSGSYDLKNSFVIGDRITDMLLAKNLGTGAILLNSFENEHPDITVDLKAAGWKEVFNFLFTLERKSRTQRITTETSIDGAINLDGVGNSQISTGLGFLDHMLEQIARHAGLDIYLNTKGDLKVDEHHTIEDTAIVFGKLIHQALAKRAGIERYGYFLPMDDSKAEVLLDFGGRSWLNWNVDFKREKIGEMPTEMFYHFFKSFCDHALCNLSITADGDNEHHKIESVFKAFAKAIKMAKTRNFIDTQIPSTKGSL